The following are encoded together in the Phaseolus vulgaris cultivar G19833 chromosome 9, P. vulgaris v2.0, whole genome shotgun sequence genome:
- the LOC137822349 gene encoding serine/threonine-protein kinase ATM-like — MSNGTILWFSQHIPQEPSDTWKRRLGVRTYKVVPFTPSAGVLEWVNGTLPLGEYLIGSMRNGGAHGRYGMGDWSFLKCREHMANERDKRKAFQEVCNNSGLLCITFSWRDFYSQLSGLKRDLRILEVCC; from the exons ATGA GTAATGGAACAATTCTTTGGTTTAGTCAACACATTCCTCAGGAACCATCAGATACATGGAAAAGAAGACTAGGAGTTCGGACCTACAAG GTTGTTCCTTTTACTCCAAGTGCTGGTGTTCTTGAGTGGGTTAATGGAACTCTTCCTCTCGGTGAATACCTTATAGGGAG CATGAGAAATGGAGGTGCTCATGGTCGCTATGGAATGGGAGATTGGTCATTCCTTAAATGCCGAGAGCACATGGCAAAT GAGAGGGACAAGCGCAAAGCATTCCAGGAAGTTTGCAATAATTCAG GCCTGTTATGCATTACTTTTTCTTGGAGAGATTTCTACAGCCAGCTGAGTGGTTTGAAAAGAGACTTGCGTATTCTCGAAGTGTGCTGCTAG